A genomic segment from Pedobacter sp. MC2016-14 encodes:
- a CDS encoding RagB/SusD family nutrient uptake outer membrane protein — MRRFIIFCLILSTTVLGSCKKFLAEYSQDEMRPGSTEDLTALMNGDAYPYNAPIDNFDLLTDDVQSNGLAVVNNAQVSSYVTPYMNGTAIFKFDPTMFDSNNTIPPGANLYQTCYSKIKGCNVIMDYLPNVAGTEQAKNAIVGQCLFLRAYYYLKLVTTYCQPYSGLGVNPETSLGLPLVLSSEVRDGGLSRPTLKQTYDQIEKDLLQATSLLKANYVPSSPYRVGATVANALLSRFYLYRGLDSDGDKVISSANAVLAERNTLTALSTFFTPTGAFSRTGIFDPGNTEVLWIYGSNLQNDRTYFPALLTGATPPYTVSTSLSTLYEQGPGTTNYGDLRYQMYFNTYTNGGTFLYFTAKSTQNSVSGTRGFRLSEVYLNRTEALINRFIKSGNTADRTQALADLNYLRSNRYDTRNTAYSPIAITDGAALYTFYQQERRRELALEDGHRWQDIKRWRQSVTHVYKSADGASTTYTLPENSLLYALPIPFTALATNVDLVQNPR; from the coding sequence ATGAGAAGATTTATAATATTTTGCCTGATACTTTCAACCACGGTATTGGGTTCTTGCAAAAAATTTCTGGCTGAATATAGTCAGGATGAAATGAGACCAGGTTCTACCGAAGATCTCACAGCGCTAATGAATGGTGATGCTTATCCTTACAACGCACCAATTGATAATTTTGATTTATTAACAGATGATGTACAAAGCAATGGTCTGGCAGTAGTAAACAATGCACAAGTTAGCTCTTATGTAACGCCCTATATGAACGGAACCGCAATTTTTAAGTTTGATCCAACAATGTTTGATTCAAATAATACGATTCCTCCTGGTGCAAATCTGTACCAAACTTGTTATAGCAAAATTAAAGGTTGCAATGTAATTATGGATTACCTGCCAAACGTTGCCGGTACAGAGCAAGCAAAAAATGCTATTGTAGGACAGTGTTTATTTTTGAGAGCTTATTATTATCTTAAATTAGTTACTACGTATTGCCAGCCATATAGCGGTCTTGGCGTTAATCCTGAAACTAGTCTTGGCTTGCCACTAGTTCTATCCAGCGAAGTTCGTGATGGTGGTTTATCGCGGCCTACGCTTAAACAAACGTATGACCAGATTGAAAAAGACTTGCTACAGGCAACATCTTTATTAAAAGCTAATTACGTTCCCTCTAGTCCATATAGAGTAGGGGCAACAGTAGCAAATGCATTGTTGTCTCGTTTTTACTTGTACAGAGGCCTGGATAGCGACGGGGATAAGGTAATTAGTTCCGCAAATGCGGTACTGGCCGAGCGTAACACTTTAACGGCTTTAAGTACCTTTTTTACACCAACTGGTGCATTTTCCAGAACTGGGATTTTCGATCCTGGTAATACAGAAGTCCTATGGATTTATGGCTCTAACCTGCAAAACGATAGAACTTATTTTCCAGCACTTCTAACTGGAGCCACCCCTCCGTACACGGTGTCAACTTCGCTGAGTACACTATATGAGCAAGGCCCTGGTACAACGAATTATGGTGATTTACGCTACCAGATGTACTTTAACACTTATACCAATGGTGGAACATTTCTGTATTTTACGGCAAAATCAACTCAAAATTCAGTTTCAGGAACCAGGGGTTTTAGGTTATCAGAAGTGTACTTGAACAGGACGGAGGCCTTGATTAATCGCTTTATCAAAAGTGGAAATACTGCCGACCGGACTCAAGCATTAGCAGATCTAAATTATTTGAGAAGCAATCGTTACGATACGCGTAATACCGCTTACTCGCCAATTGCCATTACTGATGGTGCCGCATTGTATACATTTTATCAGCAAGAACGCAGGCGGGAGCTGGCTTTAGAAGACGGACACAGGTGGCAAGACATCAAAAGATGGAGACAATCCGTAACGCACGTATATAAAAGTGCGGATGGTGCAAGTACAACATATACACTTCCAGAAAACAGTTTGTTATATGCTTTACCCATTCCATTTACTGCATTAGCCACTAATGTTGATTTAGTGCAAAATCCAAGATAA